The following are encoded in a window of Prevotella melaninogenica genomic DNA:
- a CDS encoding M48 family metallopeptidase, giving the protein MRKSIYGVCMSAFLLLGTLPMKAQFNIGKAVGGATKVLKAATLTDADMAKYVKEYVAWMDEHNHVCDAKSPYTKRLNRLTQGLNEVEGIPLNFKVYYVTDVNAFACPDGSVRVFSSLMDVMTDEELLGVIGHEIGHVAHKDSKKGFRTALLTSALKDGIASTNGAAAALSESQLGSLGESLLNATYSQKQESKADGYGYEFLKKNGKNPWAMALAFERLKKLEEDAGVQKDSKWQRMFSSHPDLDKRIKTMSKRAEKDGFARPENKMPERIVHEEPVTTKQTSNAQSSNKRTVGSRPAAKKNVGKKPVGKRPVGKRPATTRRR; this is encoded by the coding sequence ATGAGAAAAAGTATCTACGGCGTATGTATGAGTGCCTTCCTCCTCTTAGGAACCTTGCCAATGAAGGCTCAGTTCAATATTGGTAAAGCTGTAGGAGGTGCCACAAAAGTTCTTAAAGCAGCCACATTAACAGATGCCGACATGGCAAAATACGTAAAAGAGTATGTTGCGTGGATGGATGAGCACAACCATGTTTGTGATGCCAAAAGCCCATACACAAAACGTCTAAACAGACTCACACAGGGACTGAATGAGGTTGAAGGCATTCCTTTGAACTTTAAAGTATATTATGTTACTGACGTAAACGCTTTCGCTTGCCCAGATGGTAGCGTACGTGTGTTCTCCTCTTTGATGGACGTAATGACAGACGAAGAGTTATTAGGTGTTATCGGTCATGAGATTGGTCACGTTGCACATAAGGACTCTAAGAAAGGTTTCCGCACCGCATTGTTAACCTCTGCTTTGAAAGATGGAATCGCATCAACCAATGGAGCTGCTGCTGCACTGAGCGAGTCACAGCTCGGTAGCCTTGGAGAGTCACTCCTCAACGCCACCTACTCACAGAAGCAGGAGAGCAAAGCTGATGGCTATGGTTATGAGTTCCTCAAGAAGAATGGTAAGAACCCTTGGGCTATGGCACTTGCATTCGAGCGTCTCAAGAAGTTAGAAGAGGATGCTGGTGTCCAAAAAGATAGCAAGTGGCAGCGTATGTTCTCATCACACCCTGACCTCGACAAGCGTATCAAGACTATGAGTAAGCGTGCTGAGAAAGATGGTTTTGCTCGTCCAGAGAATAAGATGCCTGAAAGAATTGTACACGAAGAGCCTGTTACAACCAAGCAGACCTCTAACGCTCAGTCTTCTAATAAGAGAACAGTTGGTAGTCGCCCAGCGGCAAAGAAGAATGTTGGTAAGAAGCCTGTTGGCAAGCGTCCAGTTGGTAAGCGTCCAGCAACTACTCGCAGAAGATAA
- a CDS encoding RluA family pseudouridine synthase, with protein sequence MMTEEETIFDDELNDDFLPTASNEGGEGELYEHFRVIVDKGQEPVRIDKFLFERMQHSSRNRIQKAADAGYIHVNNAPVKSNYKVRPEDVITLMLDRPKHDDTIEAEDIPLDVVYEDDILMVVNKPAGLVVHPGAGNFHGTLINAIAWHLKDMPSFDPNDPEVGLVHRIDKDTSGLLVIAKTPDAKTALGKQFFNKTTHRSYNAIVWGNMTEDEGRIDGNIARDPKDRLRMTVFPPDSEIGKAAVTHYRVIERFGYTTLIECVLETGRTHQIRAHMKHIGHPLFGDERYGGTEILRGQRSGSYRAFIRNCLALCNRQALHARTLGFVHPVMGEQMDFTSELPADLTALIEKWRGFVSGQADEVVS encoded by the coding sequence ATGATGACAGAAGAAGAAACGATATTTGACGATGAACTTAACGACGACTTCCTTCCCACAGCGTCTAACGAGGGGGGAGAGGGAGAGTTGTATGAGCACTTCCGTGTCATTGTTGATAAAGGTCAGGAGCCAGTTCGTATTGATAAGTTCCTCTTTGAACGAATGCAACACTCCAGTCGTAATCGTATCCAGAAGGCTGCTGACGCTGGCTATATCCATGTGAATAATGCGCCAGTGAAGAGTAATTATAAGGTACGTCCAGAGGATGTTATTACCTTGATGCTCGACCGTCCGAAGCATGACGATACGATAGAAGCTGAGGATATACCATTAGATGTTGTCTATGAAGACGACATTCTGATGGTTGTCAATAAGCCTGCGGGTCTTGTTGTACATCCAGGAGCAGGTAATTTTCATGGTACATTGATTAATGCTATTGCTTGGCACTTGAAAGATATGCCTTCCTTTGACCCTAATGACCCAGAGGTTGGATTGGTACATAGAATAGATAAGGACACAAGTGGGCTCTTGGTGATTGCGAAGACACCTGATGCAAAAACTGCATTGGGTAAGCAATTCTTCAATAAGACAACCCATCGCAGCTATAATGCTATCGTTTGGGGAAACATGACAGAAGATGAAGGGCGCATCGATGGGAACATTGCACGTGATCCGAAAGACAGATTGCGCATGACGGTCTTCCCTCCTGACTCTGAGATAGGCAAAGCAGCTGTTACACATTATCGTGTCATTGAACGCTTCGGCTATACAACACTCATTGAATGTGTTCTTGAAACTGGTCGTACGCATCAAATACGTGCACACATGAAACATATTGGTCACCCATTGTTTGGGGATGAGCGTTATGGTGGAACGGAGATCTTGCGTGGTCAGCGATCAGGTTCTTACAGGGCTTTTATTCGTAATTGTCTTGCACTTTGCAATCGTCAAGCACTACATGCACGAACATTAGGCTTTGTGCATCCTGTTATGGGTGAGCAAATGGACTTCACCAGCGAACTGCCAGCTGACTTAACTGCACTCATTGAAAAATGGAGAGGTTTTGTTAGTGGACAAGCGGATGAGGTCGTTAGCTGA
- a CDS encoding D-alanine--D-alanine ligase, with protein sequence MKDSKRTIAIVCGGDSSEHDVSMRSGQGLYSFFDKERYNIYIVDVKGVDWNVELPDGSLSPIDKNDFSFVMNGERVEFDYAYITIHGQPGENGVMQGYFDLIQLPYSTGGVLVEALTFDKYVLNNYLRGFGIKVADSILLRRGEEYDEAEIEKRLGMPCFVKPAADGSSFGVSKVKNIDQLAPALRVAFMQSDEVMIEAFMDGMEISQGVYKTKDKSVVFPATEVVTSNEFFDYNAKYNGQVEEITPARMSDETAKRVAAETSRIYDILHANGIIRIDYIISKDKDGKDVINMLEINTTPGMTVTSFIPQQVRAAGLDIKNVLSDIVENQFK encoded by the coding sequence ATGAAAGATTCAAAGCGTACAATCGCTATCGTCTGTGGTGGCGATTCTTCAGAACATGATGTATCTATGCGTTCAGGACAGGGATTATACTCTTTCTTTGACAAGGAGCGTTACAATATATATATAGTTGATGTAAAGGGAGTCGATTGGAATGTAGAATTGCCTGATGGTAGTTTGTCACCAATTGATAAGAACGACTTCTCGTTTGTCATGAACGGTGAGCGTGTAGAATTCGATTATGCTTATATTACAATCCATGGTCAGCCAGGTGAGAATGGTGTGATGCAAGGTTACTTTGATCTTATCCAACTACCATACTCAACAGGAGGTGTGTTGGTTGAGGCATTGACCTTTGATAAGTATGTTCTTAACAACTATCTGCGTGGCTTTGGTATAAAGGTTGCAGATAGTATTTTGCTCCGTCGTGGTGAAGAGTATGATGAGGCTGAGATTGAAAAGCGACTTGGCATGCCTTGCTTTGTAAAGCCAGCGGCTGATGGTAGTAGCTTTGGTGTATCAAAGGTGAAGAATATTGATCAGCTCGCGCCAGCTCTTCGTGTAGCTTTTATGCAGAGCGATGAGGTTATGATTGAGGCTTTCATGGACGGTATGGAAATCTCTCAGGGTGTTTATAAGACAAAGGATAAGTCGGTTGTCTTCCCAGCTACTGAGGTTGTGACAAGCAATGAGTTCTTTGACTATAACGCTAAGTACAATGGTCAGGTAGAGGAGATTACACCTGCTCGTATGTCAGATGAGACCGCTAAGCGTGTTGCTGCTGAGACAAGTCGCATCTATGATATTCTGCATGCTAATGGTATCATTCGTATTGACTATATTATTTCAAAGGATAAGGATGGTAAGGATGTTATCAATATGCTTGAAATCAATACCACACCAGGTATGACAGTCACCAGCTTTATTCCACAGCAGGTACGTGCAGCAGGCTTAGATATTAAGAACGTTCTGAGCGATATTGTTGAGAATCAATTTAAGTAA